Proteins from one Verrucomicrobiota bacterium genomic window:
- the secE gene encoding preprotein translocase subunit SecE — translation MWRKGHLLRFAHYVQDTQVELKKCTWPTFGELKGSTTVVLVSTVLIGAFTVLVDFLVTLVLKFLRT, via the coding sequence ATGTGGCGCAAGGGCCATCTGCTGCGTTTTGCCCACTACGTGCAGGACACGCAGGTCGAACTCAAGAAGTGCACGTGGCCGACCTTTGGCGAGCTCAAGGGCTCGACGACGGTGGTGCTCGTGTCGACGGTGCTCATCGGGGCGTTCACCGTGCTGGTGGATTTTCTGGTCACCCTCGTGCTCAAGTTCCTCCGCACCTGA
- the nusG gene encoding transcription termination/antitermination factor NusG, with protein sequence MQSQWFAIHTLSGQEMKVKDSIERRMKAEEMQDYIKEVLVPMEKVVEVRGGKKSVSTRKLHPGYVYIDIALLDENRRVMEKPWYFIRETQGIIGFVGGERPVAVMPDEIAVIKEQISDSEDTEKPKVNFEIGETIKINDGPFLNFSGVIEEIEPERGKLKVTVNIFGRNTPVELEYWQVEKS encoded by the coding sequence ATGCAGAGCCAATGGTTCGCCATCCATACGCTGTCCGGCCAGGAAATGAAGGTCAAGGACAGCATCGAACGCCGCATGAAGGCGGAAGAGATGCAGGACTACATCAAGGAAGTCCTCGTCCCGATGGAAAAGGTGGTCGAGGTGCGCGGCGGCAAGAAATCCGTGAGCACGCGCAAGCTGCATCCCGGCTACGTCTACATTGACATTGCGCTGCTGGACGAGAACCGCCGCGTCATGGAGAAGCCGTGGTATTTCATCCGGGAAACGCAGGGCATCATCGGATTTGTCGGCGGCGAGCGCCCCGTGGCGGTGATGCCGGACGAAATCGCGGTGATCAAGGAGCAGATCTCCGACTCGGAGGACACCGAGAAACCGAAGGTCAACTTTGAGATTGGCGAGACCATCAAGATCAACGACGGCCCGTTCTTGAACTTCAGCGGCGTGATCGAGGAAATCGAGCCCGAGCGCGGCAAGCTCAAGGTGACCGTGAACATCTTCGGACGCAACACACCGGTGGAACTCGAATACTGGCAGGTGGAGAAGTCCTGA
- the rplK gene encoding 50S ribosomal protein L11: protein MAKKKTAEIKLQLPAGQANPAPPVGTALGQHGVNIMGFCKEFNAATKDQPGLIIPVVISVFQDKSFTFITKSPPAAVLLKKAAGIASGSKQPNKEKVGKVTRKQVLDIVKLKMKDLNATTEEAGFRMICGTARNMGIEVEN, encoded by the coding sequence ATGGCAAAGAAGAAGACAGCAGAAATCAAGCTCCAGCTCCCCGCCGGACAGGCCAATCCCGCGCCGCCCGTCGGCACCGCGCTTGGCCAGCACGGCGTGAACATCATGGGCTTCTGCAAGGAATTCAACGCCGCCACCAAGGACCAGCCCGGGCTCATCATCCCCGTGGTCATCTCGGTGTTTCAGGACAAGTCGTTCACCTTCATCACCAAGTCGCCGCCCGCCGCCGTGCTGCTCAAGAAGGCCGCCGGCATCGCCTCCGGCTCGAAGCAGCCGAACAAGGAAAAGGTCGGCAAAGTCACCCGCAAACAGGTCCTGGACATCGTGAAGCTCAAGATGAAGGACCTGAACGCGACCACCGAGGAAGCGGGCTTTCGGATGATTTGTGGCACCGCCCGCAACATGGGCATCGAGGTCGAAAACTAA